Proteins encoded by one window of Phycisphaerae bacterium:
- a CDS encoding endonuclease/exonuclease/phosphatase family protein, which yields MQSSRTCLVLSILLAAPVALATDHSQSPIGADEGRPRIMAEDAGRFHGEIAFVHGQVSGFVRKGRMNLLSFGPEDQPYFELAIAEPVARRFDEPLESYIGKNVRVRGWISDYAGRPQIRITEPGQIEVLDALPKLEPPANRSATSAAGFKVASFNILNLFDDVDDPYTSDETTPAKSRDEMKHVAEAIRRINPDVIALQEVENRGYLQRFVDVFLGDMGYENVVLLDGPDPRGIDVALVSRLPVGPVTSYQYARFPSAGETRTFERDLLSVRIEPPGHESFEVWVVHLKSNYDGRKYAEPIRIAEARKVREVLDARLADDPNARIVLCGDFNDTQDSATLKTILGSGSTAMFDTASALPDENRVTYNREPYRTQIDFLLLSPALKERYVPGSFDILQGSVETTGSDHNPISIMLNLSSASTR from the coding sequence ATGCAATCTTCCCGGACCTGTCTGGTGTTGTCGATTCTGCTCGCCGCCCCGGTGGCCTTGGCCACAGATCATTCGCAGTCCCCCATCGGTGCGGACGAGGGTCGCCCCCGCATCATGGCAGAGGACGCCGGCCGGTTTCATGGGGAGATCGCGTTCGTTCATGGGCAGGTATCCGGGTTCGTGCGCAAGGGTCGCATGAACCTTCTTTCCTTCGGACCGGAAGACCAGCCCTACTTCGAGCTTGCCATCGCAGAGCCTGTTGCCCGACGTTTCGACGAACCGTTGGAATCCTACATCGGCAAGAACGTCCGCGTCCGGGGATGGATCTCCGATTACGCCGGCCGACCCCAGATTCGCATCACCGAACCAGGCCAGATTGAAGTGCTCGATGCGCTTCCGAAACTCGAGCCGCCTGCCAACAGGAGCGCTACGTCCGCAGCCGGCTTCAAGGTCGCGTCGTTCAACATCCTCAACCTGTTTGACGACGTGGACGACCCTTACACAAGCGACGAGACGACGCCGGCCAAGTCCCGCGACGAAATGAAGCACGTGGCCGAGGCGATTCGACGGATCAACCCCGATGTCATCGCCCTGCAGGAAGTGGAGAACCGCGGATACCTCCAGCGATTCGTCGACGTATTCCTCGGCGATATGGGCTACGAGAATGTCGTGCTTCTGGATGGGCCCGACCCGCGGGGCATCGACGTGGCGCTCGTTTCGCGACTCCCCGTAGGCCCGGTCACCAGCTACCAGTATGCTCGATTCCCCAGCGCGGGAGAGACGCGCACCTTCGAACGGGACTTGCTGTCCGTACGGATCGAGCCGCCGGGACACGAGTCCTTCGAAGTTTGGGTCGTCCACCTCAAGAGCAATTATGACGGGCGGAAGTACGCGGAACCGATCCGAATTGCAGAAGCACGCAAAGTACGGGAAGTACTCGATGCCCGGCTGGCCGATGACCCCAACGCCCGCATCGTTCTCTGCGGCGACTTCAACGACACGCAGGACAGCGCCACGTTGAAGACCATCCTCGGTTCCGGCTCGACGGCCATGTTCGATACGGCCTCCGCCCTGCCGGACGAAAACCGAGTTACCTACAACCGCGAACCCTACCGCACGCAGATCGATTTCCTGCTGCTCAGCCCGGCATTGAAGGAGCGATATGTACCCGGGTCGTTCGACATTCTCCAGGGATCGGTGGAGACCACCGGCTCGGACCACAATCCGATCAGCATCATGCTGAATCTCAGCTCGGCCTCAACGCGCTGA
- a CDS encoding OmpA family protein yields MAMRRGCLLLGLVGVLGLGSASGCVSLDKYRRLDASLRNTKAEKEALAQELFDLRHGSGSLRQQIDLQQRELAAKDELINNLREETELLSQSRKVALQQLEDMRGRLGSVIISGPKLPPQLDSALKNFAQAHPGEVEYDAEQGIVKWKSDLLFALGSDVVKDSSMSALRGFADVLKSPAAADFEVVVVGHTDNRPIARAETRALHPSNWHLSTHRAIAVAKVLKESGYDPARIGLMGYGEYRPVADNTSEAGAQQNRRVDVYLVPRGSVGRVARAVDVDAGMAHSEQQPSPGK; encoded by the coding sequence GTGGCGATGCGAAGAGGGTGCTTGCTGCTTGGATTGGTCGGCGTTCTGGGGTTGGGATCCGCGTCGGGTTGTGTCAGTCTGGACAAGTACCGGCGGCTGGATGCCAGCCTTCGCAACACGAAGGCGGAAAAGGAGGCACTGGCTCAGGAGCTTTTCGATCTGCGGCACGGGTCCGGGTCGCTTCGCCAGCAGATCGACCTGCAGCAGCGGGAGTTGGCCGCCAAAGACGAGCTGATCAACAACCTTCGCGAGGAGACCGAGCTGCTCAGCCAGTCACGGAAGGTCGCCCTCCAGCAGCTCGAGGACATGCGCGGCCGGCTGGGCAGCGTGATCATCTCCGGTCCAAAGCTGCCGCCCCAGCTCGACAGCGCGCTGAAGAATTTCGCCCAGGCGCATCCCGGCGAGGTGGAATATGACGCCGAGCAGGGGATCGTCAAGTGGAAGTCCGACCTGTTGTTTGCTCTGGGCAGTGACGTCGTCAAGGATTCTTCGATGTCGGCACTGCGCGGCTTCGCCGACGTGCTCAAGTCTCCGGCTGCCGCAGACTTCGAGGTCGTGGTGGTGGGGCATACGGACAATCGTCCCATCGCGCGGGCGGAGACCCGCGCTTTGCATCCCAGCAACTGGCACCTGTCGACGCATCGGGCAATCGCCGTAGCGAAGGTCTTGAAAGAAAGCGGCTACGATCCGGCGAGGATCGGGTTGATGGGCTATGGCGAGTATCGCCCCGTGGCCGACAACACGTCGGAGGCCGGCGCGCAGCAGAACCGGCGAGTGGATGTCTACCTGGTGCCGCGCGGATCCGTAGGCCGCGTGGCCCGCGCGGTGGACGTCGATGCCGGCATGGCGCATTCCGAGCAGCAGCCATCCCCGGGGAAGTAG
- a CDS encoding helix-turn-helix domain-containing protein yields MAKTFYSTDEAAKKLQRSTDGIKTLVREGKLREFRDGGAAAYKVEDVEKLASTLPPAPPPDASSASASGEIVLEPADDGDELDTGLGGSDVLSLASAESEDTAAGRPGAKKEASTGGTSVPSAGINVFDDDELDEMVDPLAQTAVTDVGGLGLEGSGSGSGILELTRESDDTSLGSELLEEIYTDKDEEAEEEAEPAGEATRAGMDEALTEVAEIGEEESAEPVAAPPAGGKAAARTRQAAYVGEEAYAGDAVSSALTATMVVALAVLWVAALGATAMLRGFVPGLLTTVYANLVIFAGAAVGVAAIAAGITFFVVKRSK; encoded by the coding sequence ATGGCGAAGACGTTTTACTCTACAGACGAGGCGGCCAAGAAACTTCAGCGGTCGACGGACGGCATCAAGACGCTGGTACGCGAGGGCAAGCTGCGCGAGTTTCGGGACGGCGGGGCTGCGGCGTATAAGGTTGAGGATGTCGAGAAGCTGGCCTCAACGTTGCCTCCGGCACCGCCGCCGGATGCCTCCAGCGCGTCCGCCAGCGGGGAGATCGTGCTGGAGCCCGCGGATGATGGCGACGAACTGGATACAGGGCTGGGCGGAAGTGACGTGCTGAGCCTGGCTTCCGCAGAGTCGGAGGACACGGCTGCGGGGCGTCCGGGTGCGAAGAAGGAGGCCTCGACCGGCGGGACATCGGTTCCTTCTGCGGGCATCAACGTTTTCGACGACGACGAACTCGACGAAATGGTTGATCCGCTGGCCCAGACCGCGGTGACCGACGTGGGCGGACTCGGGCTGGAAGGCAGCGGCAGCGGCTCGGGGATTCTCGAACTGACGCGCGAGAGCGACGATACGTCGCTCGGCTCGGAGCTGCTGGAAGAGATCTACACCGACAAGGACGAGGAAGCGGAAGAAGAGGCCGAGCCCGCCGGCGAAGCGACGCGCGCCGGGATGGATGAGGCCCTCACCGAAGTTGCGGAGATCGGCGAAGAAGAATCGGCGGAGCCGGTTGCTGCGCCTCCCGCCGGCGGCAAGGCGGCCGCCCGCACGCGGCAGGCGGCATATGTCGGCGAGGAAGCGTACGCTGGCGATGCTGTTTCCTCGGCATTGACCGCGACGATGGTCGTGGCGCTGGCGGTTCTTTGGGTTGCGGCGCTGGGCGCGACGGCAATGTTGCGTGGGTTTGTGCCCGGTCTGCTGACGACGGTCTATGCCAATCTGGTGATCTTCGCCGGCGCGGCGGTCGGCGTGGCCGCGATCGCCGCAGGTATTACGTTCTTCGTGGTGAAGCGGTCGAAATAG
- a CDS encoding DUF192 domain-containing protein, with protein sequence MRYPIPVLTAVLVAMASPACVPLTGGNTGGEGLPMASIAIGDDIFTVEVAATAAAQRQGLMGRTELAEDAGMLFVFDHPIVPSFWMLNTLIPLDIAFIREDGTIASVDTMQPQTLDSHVPPEPVLYALEVPAGQLEARGIGPGDAVTIAYNEP encoded by the coding sequence ATGCGCTATCCGATTCCAGTTCTGACGGCAGTTCTTGTCGCGATGGCCTCGCCCGCCTGTGTCCCCTTGACTGGTGGTAACACCGGCGGCGAGGGCTTACCCATGGCGAGCATCGCGATCGGCGACGACATTTTCACGGTCGAGGTGGCCGCCACCGCCGCGGCCCAACGCCAAGGGCTGATGGGGCGCACGGAGCTGGCCGAAGACGCGGGCATGCTCTTCGTCTTCGACCACCCCATCGTCCCGTCCTTTTGGATGCTGAATACACTGATCCCGCTCGACATCGCCTTCATTCGAGAAGACGGCACGATCGCATCCGTCGATACGATGCAGCCCCAGACCCTGGATTCCCATGTCCCCCCTGAGCCCGTCCTGTATGCCTTGGAAGTACCGGCCGGGCAGCTCGAGGCGCGCGGGATCGGCCCGGGCGACGCCGTAACCATCGCCTACAACGAACCGTAA
- a CDS encoding aminotransferase class IV — MKELAFVNGVFVPIEKAVVSVEDRGFQFGDSVYEVVVAYDGRPFLIEPHLQRLRRSCDAIGLNYPFHKRPLEPIIAEGIARRGEGDTLVYIQLTRGVAPRAHGIPQGLEPTLVMTFRPLKPVPEELRRRGMRLKAVRDERWARCFIKAVTLLPNVLAKDQALREGYDDAVFISPSGEVRECTAANIFMVRDSTLFMPTRDVSVLHGITQQFIMECAEAIAVPVREERFPASDLFRADELFLSSTTLQVLGATSVDGKPVGDGKVGPVTLRLHEAFRERSRAQSRKLGA; from the coding sequence ATGAAAGAGCTCGCGTTCGTCAACGGTGTTTTCGTGCCCATCGAGAAAGCCGTCGTCTCCGTCGAAGACCGCGGTTTCCAGTTCGGCGACAGCGTCTACGAGGTGGTCGTGGCTTATGACGGTCGTCCTTTCCTCATTGAACCGCACCTGCAGCGCCTGCGCCGCAGTTGCGACGCGATCGGCCTGAACTATCCGTTCCACAAGCGCCCGCTGGAGCCGATCATCGCCGAGGGTATCGCCCGGCGCGGGGAGGGGGACACGCTTGTATACATCCAGCTTACGCGGGGGGTAGCCCCGCGCGCGCATGGGATTCCCCAGGGGCTGGAACCGACCCTGGTCATGACGTTCCGCCCGCTCAAGCCGGTGCCGGAGGAATTGCGCCGCCGCGGCATGCGACTCAAGGCCGTGCGCGACGAGCGCTGGGCACGCTGCTTCATCAAGGCGGTCACGCTTCTGCCCAACGTCCTGGCCAAGGATCAGGCCTTGCGCGAGGGCTACGACGATGCCGTCTTCATCAGCCCTTCGGGCGAAGTTCGCGAGTGCACCGCGGCCAACATCTTCATGGTTCGCGACAGCACCTTGTTTATGCCCACCCGGGATGTGTCCGTGCTCCACGGGATCACGCAGCAGTTCATCATGGAATGTGCCGAGGCCATTGCCGTGCCCGTTCGCGAAGAGCGGTTCCCGGCGTCGGACCTTTTCCGGGCTGACGAACTCTTCCTCTCCAGCACGACGCTTCAGGTCCTGGGGGCAACCTCGGTGGATGGCAAGCCCGTGGGCGACGGAAAGGTCGGCCCCGTTACGCTGCGCCTGCACGAGGCCTTCAGGGAGCGATCTCGAGCGCAGAGCAGGAAGCTTGGCGCGTAG
- a CDS encoding rhomboid family intramembrane serine protease — translation MIIPIRTEAAVRKAPHANHLLIGLNLLFFLLFNSGILGQYRERMSGWLEFHSAAPALHEFFTYQFMHADVWHVGGNMLFLWVFGNAVNGKMGDLPYLCFYLSGGVFSAWGYAVSKPEFFTLIGASGSIAAVTTAYLALFPRSRVTCVLWFLVIYVFELPAMVLIGLKIIVWDNIVAPGIGGANQVAHGAHLAGYFFGLAAVIFLLLVRALPRDQFDIVALWKRWNQRRALAAVMANPQSVERAQYGALGRVIPENAKRRAEEDQHLDRISAAREAVAAALLRRDQEGVVRAHEALLGLDARQCLSERDQLAVARVLYEQRRFQEAAAAFERFLECYPQSVEGGSVRLLLGIIFARDLGDPTRAEKQLAEAESLLQDESRRRQCAEWLHQVRQSLGNGNG, via the coding sequence ATGATTATCCCCATTCGTACAGAGGCGGCGGTGCGGAAGGCGCCGCACGCGAATCACCTCCTGATCGGCCTGAACCTGCTGTTCTTCTTGCTGTTCAACAGTGGGATTCTGGGGCAGTACCGGGAGCGGATGTCGGGCTGGCTGGAGTTTCACTCGGCCGCGCCGGCCCTGCACGAGTTTTTCACCTACCAGTTCATGCATGCCGACGTCTGGCACGTCGGGGGCAACATGCTCTTTCTTTGGGTATTCGGCAACGCCGTCAACGGCAAGATGGGCGACCTGCCGTACCTGTGCTTCTATCTCTCCGGCGGGGTGTTCTCCGCCTGGGGGTACGCGGTGAGCAAACCCGAGTTCTTCACGCTGATCGGCGCCTCGGGTTCGATCGCGGCGGTCACGACGGCCTACCTCGCCCTGTTTCCGCGAAGCCGGGTGACCTGTGTTCTCTGGTTTCTGGTCATCTATGTGTTCGAATTGCCGGCCATGGTGCTCATCGGGCTGAAGATCATCGTCTGGGACAACATCGTCGCGCCGGGGATCGGGGGCGCCAACCAGGTGGCCCACGGTGCGCATCTCGCGGGCTACTTCTTCGGGTTGGCCGCGGTGATCTTCCTGCTCCTTGTGCGGGCGCTGCCCCGCGATCAGTTCGATATCGTGGCACTCTGGAAGCGCTGGAACCAGCGGCGGGCGCTGGCGGCGGTCATGGCCAATCCGCAGTCGGTGGAACGGGCACAATACGGCGCGCTGGGTCGGGTCATCCCGGAAAACGCCAAGCGTCGCGCGGAGGAGGATCAGCACCTTGATCGAATCTCGGCCGCGCGGGAGGCCGTCGCAGCGGCCTTGCTTCGGAGGGACCAAGAGGGTGTCGTTCGCGCCCACGAAGCACTGCTGGGATTGGACGCACGACAATGCCTGTCGGAGCGAGATCAGCTTGCGGTCGCCCGCGTCCTGTACGAGCAGCGCCGCTTCCAGGAAGCGGCGGCCGCTTTCGAGCGATTTCTCGAATGCTATCCGCAGTCCGTCGAGGGCGGGAGCGTGCGGTTGCTGCTGGGGATCATTTTCGCTCGTGATCTAGGCGATCCGACGCGCGCCGAGAAGCAGCTTGCGGAGGCGGAATCACTACTCCAAGATGAAAGTCGCCGCAGGCAGTGCGCGGAATGGCTGCATCAGGTACGGCAATCGCTGGGAAACGGCAACGGATAG
- a CDS encoding DUF1844 domain-containing protein has product MDIINVLAMQAAVALGGFQGPGGENIPPNIAAAKHHIDLLAVLEEKTKGNLSDDEKKVLGAVLYELRMQYVHMVKGPPPGSAESPQAQE; this is encoded by the coding sequence ATGGACATCATCAATGTTCTGGCGATGCAGGCGGCCGTGGCCTTGGGCGGGTTCCAGGGGCCGGGCGGTGAGAACATCCCGCCGAACATCGCCGCAGCCAAGCACCACATCGATCTGCTGGCTGTCCTCGAGGAAAAAACCAAGGGGAACCTGTCGGACGACGAGAAAAAGGTCCTCGGGGCGGTGCTCTACGAACTCAGGATGCAATACGTTCACATGGTCAAGGGGCCGCCGCCCGGATCGGCTGAGTCGCCGCAGGCCCAGGAATGA
- a CDS encoding glycosyltransferase family 2 protein: MPHRTLIAIPIFNEERYVESVLDEVRRYADEILVVDDGSTDETPTLLRRREDIHLVTHAENRGYGKSIADAFCFAQRHGYDWLVTMDCDEQHEPSYIPRFIEAAYSGGADVISGTRYPAGHVADPSVPSDRREINRVITERLNSLFRLGITDAFCGFKAYRVSSLKCVRITVPGYAMPMQWWVQVWRAGLRVEELAVRLIYKDPTRHFGGHLDDPAVRLDHYLAVLSAELRNPAILPSSGVSFLPCR, from the coding sequence ATGCCGCACCGAACTTTGATCGCCATACCGATTTTCAACGAGGAACGGTATGTCGAGTCCGTTCTCGATGAAGTCCGCCGCTACGCGGACGAAATCCTCGTGGTGGATGACGGCTCGACCGACGAAACCCCGACGCTGCTTCGCCGCCGCGAGGACATCCACCTCGTCACCCACGCCGAAAACCGCGGCTACGGAAAGAGCATCGCGGACGCCTTTTGCTTCGCCCAGCGTCACGGCTATGACTGGCTTGTGACCATGGACTGCGACGAGCAGCATGAGCCTTCCTACATTCCCCGGTTTATCGAAGCTGCCTATTCTGGCGGGGCCGATGTGATCAGCGGCACGCGCTATCCGGCTGGGCACGTCGCCGATCCATCGGTTCCATCGGACCGGCGTGAGATTAATCGTGTCATCACCGAGCGCCTCAACAGCCTTTTCCGGCTGGGAATAACTGACGCCTTTTGCGGATTCAAGGCCTACCGGGTGAGCTCGTTGAAATGCGTCCGGATTACCGTTCCAGGGTACGCCATGCCCATGCAGTGGTGGGTGCAGGTGTGGCGTGCGGGACTGCGTGTCGAGGAGTTGGCGGTCCGACTGATCTACAAGGATCCGACGCGTCACTTCGGCGGTCACCTGGATGACCCGGCCGTTCGTCTTGATCATTACCTGGCCGTGTTGAGTGCCGAGTTGAGGAATCCCGCGATCCTGCCCAGTTCGGGGGTGAGCTTCTTGCCGTGCCGCTAG
- the treS gene encoding maltose alpha-D-glucosyltransferase, which produces MPVDHLWYKDAVIYQLHVKTFFDSNDNGIGDFAGLTTKLDYIQSLGVTAVWLLPFYPSPLRDDGYDIADYRSVHPAYGNIRDFRRFVRAAHARGLKVITELVVNHTSDQHPWFQRARRAKPGSKWRNYYVWSDSDQKYQGTRIIFTDTEKSNWSWDPEAEAYYWHRFFSHQPDLNFDNPHVLEEVIRTMRFWLDLGVDGLRLDAIPYLCEREGTNNENLPETHAIIRKLRAVIDENYDGKMLLGEANQWPEDVLPYFGNGDECHMAFHFPLMPRMYMAMAQEDRHPITDIMDQTPDIPENCQWAVFLRNHDELTLEMVTDRERDYLWNFYAADRRMRINIGIRRRLAPLVENDIQKIKLLNSLLLSMPGTPVLYYGDEIGMGDNVYLGDRDGVRTPMQWSPDRNGGFSRADPAMLYLPAIMDPVYGYEAVNVEAESRNPSSLLNWMRKVINIRKNHSAFGRGTIRFFYPGNRKVLAFVRETEEESILCIANLSHAPQPVELRLGDFEGCVPIELLGRSRFPPIGQLPYFITLPTYGFYWFILAKEAEAPSWHEPFAPSLPEFQTLVIPQGFASLIEHQPRERLERKILPEFLGNQRWFAAKDVGVERVELASASQLPRDGGGWLVATWRARLRNGQSQRYFLPLAIDWEKNNDDPLVSRLAYALGRVRKGAQLGGLYDAIADPDFARRIIALIRGNDEIDSPLGGSLRFRSTSALMERSDDLAELEIRRLGREQSNSSLLIGDRMIMKAFRKVEAGEHPEAEIGRHLTEVAHFENTPAFYGTMEAQDGDGSHCVLAILQEFVPNQGDGWSYSVDYLDRHLEEAGARSETPENQEEPHSAFESLAKTLGQRTAEMHRAFAVETDNPAFQAEPVGVKDLALWKDWVVRQAGDAQAALRKCLGDLADDIAEEVRSVLGLWDGITSTIQELLPKRLDAAKTRYHGDYHLGQVIVAKSDFYIIDFEGEPARSLEDRRIKHSPLRDVAGMLRSFNYAAWAALFGLSESRPEAEAAAEPWAMAWEESTVAAFLEGYRDTIGDCPSYPADERDAENLIKLFTLEKALYEICYEAANRPRWLRIPLRGVQRIIVGGTSDEG; this is translated from the coding sequence ATGCCTGTCGACCACCTGTGGTACAAAGACGCCGTTATCTATCAGCTTCACGTAAAGACGTTCTTCGATTCCAACGATAACGGGATCGGCGATTTTGCCGGGTTGACGACGAAGCTGGACTATATTCAGAGTCTCGGCGTGACAGCCGTCTGGCTCCTGCCCTTCTATCCTTCACCGCTCCGCGACGATGGTTACGACATTGCAGACTACAGGTCCGTGCATCCCGCTTACGGCAACATTCGTGATTTTCGCCGGTTCGTGCGTGCCGCTCACGCCCGGGGCCTGAAGGTCATCACGGAGCTGGTTGTCAACCATACGTCCGACCAGCATCCCTGGTTTCAGCGGGCCCGTCGTGCGAAGCCGGGATCCAAGTGGCGTAACTACTATGTCTGGAGCGACAGCGACCAGAAATACCAGGGGACGCGAATCATCTTCACGGATACGGAGAAATCCAACTGGTCATGGGACCCTGAAGCCGAAGCGTATTACTGGCATCGCTTCTTCTCCCATCAGCCCGATCTCAACTTCGACAACCCTCACGTTCTCGAGGAAGTCATCCGGACCATGCGCTTCTGGCTCGATCTGGGGGTGGACGGGCTGCGGCTGGACGCCATTCCTTATCTCTGTGAGCGTGAAGGCACGAATAACGAGAATCTGCCGGAGACGCACGCCATCATCCGCAAGCTGCGCGCGGTGATCGACGAGAACTACGACGGGAAGATGCTGCTGGGCGAAGCGAACCAGTGGCCCGAGGATGTCCTGCCATACTTCGGCAACGGGGATGAGTGTCACATGGCCTTTCATTTTCCGTTGATGCCCAGGATGTACATGGCCATGGCCCAGGAGGACCGGCATCCGATCACGGACATCATGGATCAAACGCCTGATATTCCCGAGAACTGCCAATGGGCGGTCTTCCTGCGCAACCATGACGAACTGACGCTGGAAATGGTGACGGACCGGGAGCGGGACTACCTGTGGAACTTCTATGCGGCGGACCGGCGCATGCGCATCAACATCGGGATTCGCCGGCGCCTCGCCCCACTGGTGGAGAACGATATCCAGAAGATCAAGCTGCTGAACAGTCTCCTGCTGTCCATGCCCGGCACACCCGTACTCTACTACGGCGACGAGATCGGAATGGGGGACAATGTGTACCTCGGTGACCGTGACGGGGTGCGAACGCCCATGCAATGGAGCCCGGATCGCAACGGCGGGTTCTCCCGAGCGGATCCCGCGATGCTGTATCTTCCCGCGATCATGGACCCGGTCTACGGCTATGAGGCGGTCAACGTCGAAGCGGAGAGTCGCAATCCGTCATCGCTGCTGAACTGGATGAGGAAAGTCATCAACATTCGAAAGAACCACTCCGCATTCGGTCGCGGAACCATCCGCTTCTTCTATCCCGGAAACAGGAAGGTGCTGGCGTTCGTTCGGGAGACGGAGGAAGAGAGCATTCTCTGCATCGCCAACCTCTCTCATGCGCCCCAGCCGGTGGAGCTGCGCCTGGGCGATTTCGAAGGCTGCGTTCCGATCGAGCTCCTGGGTCGAAGTCGTTTTCCCCCGATCGGCCAGTTGCCGTACTTCATTACCCTGCCGACGTACGGTTTCTATTGGTTCATCCTCGCGAAAGAGGCGGAGGCACCAAGCTGGCATGAACCGTTCGCGCCCTCCCTGCCGGAATTCCAGACGCTGGTGATTCCGCAGGGGTTCGCCAGCCTGATCGAGCACCAGCCCAGGGAAAGGCTCGAGCGGAAGATCCTGCCCGAATTCCTGGGCAACCAGCGATGGTTCGCGGCGAAGGATGTCGGGGTTGAGCGCGTGGAGCTGGCATCGGCCTCGCAACTTCCCCGCGATGGCGGCGGATGGCTCGTGGCGACGTGGCGGGCCAGACTGCGGAACGGCCAGTCGCAGCGCTATTTTCTACCGCTGGCGATCGATTGGGAAAAGAACAATGATGATCCCCTGGTGTCGCGACTGGCTTATGCGCTGGGTCGCGTGCGCAAGGGGGCGCAGCTCGGCGGGCTCTACGATGCGATCGCCGATCCGGATTTTGCGCGGCGGATCATTGCACTGATCCGCGGCAACGACGAGATCGACTCTCCGTTGGGGGGCTCGCTGCGTTTCCGCTCCACGTCTGCGCTGATGGAGCGATCGGACGACCTGGCCGAACTGGAGATTCGTCGTCTGGGGCGCGAGCAGAGCAATTCCTCGCTGCTCATCGGCGACCGCATGATCATGAAGGCGTTTCGCAAGGTGGAGGCGGGAGAGCATCCCGAGGCGGAAATTGGTCGTCATCTGACCGAAGTGGCACACTTCGAGAACACGCCGGCATTCTACGGAACGATGGAGGCCCAGGACGGGGACGGGTCCCACTGCGTCCTGGCGATTTTGCAGGAGTTTGTGCCGAACCAGGGCGACGGCTGGAGCTATAGCGTGGACTATCTGGACCGCCATCTGGAGGAAGCCGGGGCGCGGTCCGAGACCCCCGAGAACCAGGAAGAACCGCATTCGGCCTTCGAGTCGCTCGCAAAGACGTTAGGCCAGCGGACTGCCGAGATGCACCGCGCATTTGCCGTCGAGACGGACAATCCGGCGTTCCAGGCGGAGCCGGTCGGCGTGAAGGACTTGGCGCTTTGGAAGGACTGGGTGGTGCGTCAGGCAGGCGACGCGCAGGCAGCGCTGCGGAAATGTCTGGGGGACTTGGCCGACGATATTGCCGAGGAAGTCCGCTCCGTACTGGGCTTGTGGGATGGCATCACGTCAACGATCCAGGAGCTCCTACCGAAGCGCCTTGATGCTGCCAAGACTCGCTATCACGGGGACTATCACCTTGGTCAGGTCATCGTCGCGAAGAGCGATTTCTACATCATCGACTTCGAGGGGGAACCGGCGCGTTCCCTGGAGGATCGGCGGATCAAGCACTCGCCATTGCGCGATGTTGCGGGAATGCTGCGCTCCTTCAACTACGCCGCCTGGGCTGCATTGTTCGGACTGTCGGAGTCGCGTCCGGAGGCGGAGGCTGCGGCGGAGCCGTGGGCCATGGCATGGGAGGAAAGCACCGTGGCGGCATTCCTCGAAGGCTATCGGGATACCATCGGCGACTGCCCGTCGTATCCCGCCGATGAGCGCGATGCGGAGAATCTCATCAAGCTGTTTACCCTGGAGAAGGCCCTCTATGAGATCTGCTACGAGGCGGCCAATCGCCCGAGATGGCTGCGCATTCCCCTGAGGGGCGTTCAGCGGATTATTGTGGGCGGAACGAGCGACGAGGGCTGA
- a CDS encoding HEAT repeat domain-containing protein — MRVTKHEELTGSDPLNLVAADWVKRLGSRNSVERQQARESLVGLGQAAVGPVVEALSSEHSLVRWEAAKTFTELHAPAAAPALARTLGDEDPDVRWVAAEAMIGLGEAALRPILRTLMVSAESAELRDGAHHVLRVLNRNELADIVGPVLEALEQIDPELAVPLRAKDALAKLNAVR; from the coding sequence ATGCGTGTTACGAAGCATGAAGAACTGACCGGGAGCGACCCGCTGAATCTGGTGGCGGCGGACTGGGTGAAACGACTGGGCAGTCGCAACAGCGTGGAGAGGCAGCAGGCGCGGGAATCGCTTGTGGGGCTCGGGCAGGCGGCGGTGGGACCTGTGGTCGAAGCGCTGTCCTCGGAGCACTCGCTGGTGCGATGGGAAGCGGCCAAGACATTTACGGAGCTTCACGCGCCCGCGGCGGCGCCGGCATTGGCCCGGACCCTCGGTGACGAAGATCCCGACGTGCGCTGGGTCGCGGCGGAAGCAATGATCGGCCTGGGAGAAGCCGCCCTGCGTCCCATACTGAGAACACTTATGGTGAGTGCCGAATCGGCCGAACTCCGTGACGGTGCGCACCATGTGCTGCGCGTCCTCAACCGCAATGAGTTGGCGGATATCGTGGGTCCGGTGCTTGAAGCGCTCGAGCAGATTGATCCGGAACTGGCGGTTCCCCTCCGAGCGAAAGATGCACTCGCGAAGCTCAATGCGGTACGGTAG